CTAGCAAAGCCTTTGAATTTTAGAGTGCTTTATACTTTGCCTGACAAACAGTCATTCAAAGGAAGCAGACACGGTAGAGGGAAAACAATACCTCACACAAACTATACTGTATTCCATCAAGGAGAACGTTAGGAAACAGTCAACCAAGGAATGGTCACTGACCCTTTGTCACTGCTGGCAAAGGAGGAAACATTGTGCAAccattgaaaaaacaaaggatACATTTGAGAGCTTGGAGAACCCTCTGTTTAAGTCATCAGCCCAATCTGGGCCAAAGGCAGCCTTCCTATCTTCAATTCTGCCTCTGTTTATCAAATATTAGTGTGTATCCAAATACTACTCAATGACGTGTCCGTAATGTCCATCTCCATGCTTCCATTTATCTCCTTATATCATTCCTGGCTCTTAAGAgattgtttttaccatgttgTGTGTAGATTACCACATGAAAAATCAACCTAACCCATTTTTATAGTGATGATAGACTTTGAAAGCTATAACATAAATgataacttaaaataaaacatgtgaaAAGGATTTAGCTTCATTTTACCAGCTAAGACTAAGCGATATGATAGAGAAGCAAAGACCTGAGCTAAACCCTGTAGATGATAAGCTCTGCTGTATTTTTTTGGTCAGTTTTGGTTTCCCATTATCATGATTGCAACCTTTCTTCCTTTGTCTCTGATCTGATCCTCATCTCCTCTCCGTCCCATCTCAACCCCCTCCCACCACCATCTCAACCTCAAGCACACACATGTGGCACACCCCGCTGCAGCGGTGGAGGCGCATTACTCATCATTGCCAACACACAGCTGTGGAGGTCCAACAGCAGCTTTAATGCTGAAAGACCACACTTAGTAACGCCATCCCTCATCATCATTTCAAAAGATGGCAGCAATGGCACATGCTGTAACAATGTAGACATGCATGACAGCTCAACACTGCACACACCTACTGAGGTACAAGAACATAGAATGTCCTATAAAATCGGTACAGATTTACAGCAAActatttattatgattatttaaCTGATACTGacctgaaaaggaaaaatgttatCACTGCGGCTAACGCCATCATCTATCCAGGACTTGGGGTTGAAGCCCGCCGGACCGTTTCGAGGATACTTTTGGGATGTCACGTGGTTGTTAGGGAAAGTCTTTTTCAGTGGAGAGATAGAGTTGATCGGAGTCATCCCGCCGTTTAGTCCACGACGATAATCTCTACCCTGAGAGCCTCcccaaccaccaccaccactgccATAACCTCCTCCAGGACTCCATGAAGTTGAAGATCCAGGGGAGGGAGAGGGACTCTGGTAGCTAGCTGAACCCCAGGGGGACGGGGGCTTGTTCAAGCTGTTGGACAAATGTGGCAGCTGACTGAAAGCTGGATTTCGATGCGGAAAGGGGGGTGGAGGGTGGGGGGAGGCTGGGGAACGCCTGTGTTGCTGATGTTGGTTGTGGGGGTGCTGGAAGTGGGGGTGCGGTGGTGGCGCTGGATGGTGCTGGGACAGAGCTGCAGCTGGTCCAATCTGGGGGGAGAAGTTCCCACCAAACCCTGGGCTAACATGGTGGGAGAAGTTCTGGAACAGCAGAGTGCCATTGTTGGCCGAGACCGGGTTGAAGAAGCTGACATCTTCATTGATGATGGTTGACGGTGCAGGCGGAATGGCAGCTGACCAATTGTTGAAGCCAGTAAGTGATGACGAGGTGGTGCTGGACTGTACTGGACCAGTTCCCCCAAGGCCAGATGTTTCTTGGTAGTCAAAGCCAGTCAGGACAGGTGACTCAAGGCGAAGCTGCTTCTCCTTACCATTGCCACCCTCAGATGTACCATTCTCTGTCTTGGTTTCCTTGGCTTTTTCCAGTTCTGAAATTATCCCACCATTGCTTCCACCTTCCTGGTGACTCCCTGGAGATAACTGCTGCTTCTCCTGCGATTCTTGCATTTCCTGTTGCTGCTGTGCTTTGGGCTTCTCTGCCCCCCCCAAGATTTCATCTTGCACACTGTTGTGGGTGGCAGAGTTAGAGAAGAGCCAGGGAGAGCCTCCCGTGCTGCCGTTCCCCGTGGCCGTGGTGCTGTTTATGAAAGCAGCGGGGCTCTGGGACACattttggtggtggtggggaggcTGCAGATGCGGGTGGATTCGGACCGGGAATGCAGACTTGTTGCCAGTGTTGTTTTGAACTAGAACACCAAACCCGTAATCCCCCATTTGTTTTGTTCCCCAGAACAAATGCTATCGTGATCTCTTTGGTCCTATTGAGAGAAAAGCACACAGGATGCACACAGGTTAAAAGTCAGCCTTTCTCATTTCCCTTTAGATCAAGGGATTTaaaaactacaagctttttgttttctttgtaaattcaTTACATTTGAACATAATATGCTTAAAACATATCGACTTCAAAGATCACAAGCCTATGTTTTCgatttgtaaacattttcaaataaaatgaaaattagcCACGTAGatcatttgagaaaaaaattgaaaaaaaattccatttggGTCACACCTAATTTGCTGAATGTTCCACCCTTAAAAATGTCTAATATTCTAGGTTCAGATTAACTAGTTAAACAGGTAACCTGAGTGGATTTTTTAAacgactttcaaaataaaggaaggcAGAGAATCAAAAATGCTACTAACCATTTATTACACAGGAATATGACCTCATGTAGTAGTAATTATtagctttaacttttttttaacttttatataTTATTGCATAGATTTTAATGTATAATTGAACACTCTCAACACGTTCCAGCTAAGTTAAATTAATGTCATAATTAAGTTAAAAAGGTTTTACTGACATTTGAATATTTGTATTGGCAGGTGCAAAACAAAAcgttataaatattttttaaaccgtCAAGATGACATCCTTAGCTAATTATAATCCGATGACGTTGCCAGTTTGTAAGTCTAGAGCGGAGCTCCCTGCCGTAAAAAGAGAATCGAGCACTCTGTGTGGAACAGCCTCCATTTGGAGACATTTTAGGAAGTCTTACGAATTGACAAATATCCAACTACCAGCGGTACACCTTCAACTGAAATGCGACAGTTACAGACGTCACAGAACCGGGGACACATTACAAATAAACCGACACAACGGTCAAAAACTACAACATTCGACCTTGTTTGATTTGACAGCTGTCAGGGCTACGAAACAGTCCACGGTTCCATTTAAAGACTTTGATCGAAACACACCTTATTAAACGTTGTCTTTAATAGTTTATaataaatgtgttcatttcTAGTGTCTTAAAACAGTCATTATCACGTAGGTGATTATTACTAACGAAGCTAACCAGCTAAGTTTTTCATCCGTTGCTAGCTTAGCAAGCTAGTTATTAACGATTAGCACGGATGCTTGCTAGCTAAACAGGCTAAATATatgcaaaaatggaaaataaaacaccacCTTTCGATCACCACCTTCGACCTCGGCGTTGTTTTTGTCGAGATCTTCCTCTTGGACTGAAAGCTAGATGGTGTCCTTGGCGAGCTGAGTGCAGCGAGCTAGGCTTTTCAGAGGCGATTTAAAGCTGACTCGTACAGTGCAGTcggtcagctttttttttttttttccctccctgcTCCTGACGTGTCCTGCCTGCTCAATGACACGGATCTCTCTGGACTACGTGATCAAACGGCTTTGTTAATGTGACAAGCGAGCGTTTCTTTTACAGTCTTGATGCGATCGGTTTCATTGTTCATTTGATTCCAGAATCGTTTCTGACAAGCTGTCAATCCTCCACAGCCAGCGGATCCCTCTGTACTTCTTGCCCCTCTCTCCTGGAACCGACCGTGGCCGAATGACAGCGAGAGAGATCAGCCGAGGCACACTTCCGCTTCTAGCTCCGCCCTTTCCACGCCTTTAAAGAACCACACCTCGACGTGCCATTGGACAAACGACTGGCGGCCTCGCCCAATTTCTTCAACATTTAGCAGCCATGCACCAATAACAGATCCGTGTTATCCATAAGAGCAGCCCACCAGGGtggaaagataaaaaataaataaataaataaataaataaataaataaataaataaataaataaataaataaaaaattactcCTCCCAGCACGGTCCTGTCCTTTCACGATGCTGCCGGTACCAGGTCGTGAGAAAAATGAGAAACACAGCCCACCCCCCTATATGAAGGAGGATGGAAAAGTCTGAACAAGCACATCCCCATACACATGGTTTTTGATCTATTGCTCGTTTGTCTTAAGCTGGAGCACGGAGGCATTTTTAAGAGATGTTCATGCCGTCCGAGCATGCGCTTTGTGAGCAAATCCAATTAAAAATTCATCATTTTGACATGCAAAAACCACAGCTCTTCCAGCTCCTTCTTTTGTATCACTTCCTCTCTGTTCTTCACCAGTGACTGATGAAAAGCCAGAAACACGTCATGTGTACAAAAAGCAAAACGTCTTATGATAGATGTTTCATAAATGTAGAATTTATGCATATTTCACAACTGATTGAAGTGACTCAGCAAAAATGTACGGCTGTCACACAACATTAAAGAGCCACAGGAAAACCATTGTTTAAAAATTCTGAACAAAGAAATCTGGTGTGCTGCTACGGTTAGGGAGCTACCAATTGGGCATGTGAcgcatgttcaagaacacgTCAAACGCAGGTTATTTAATGTGATTTTAGCCcaaggtgttcacactggataagcagggaggggcttctttcttattttgcttttatactGTTTACTAGCCAGCTGCCAAGGAAAAGATTTGAAGTGCGCTTCAAACATGCCCGGTGTATACTAAAGCTGTGTCTCAGCTCTATTTCTTATTCAGTATTTTTCAACTAGTGAAAAATATCAATAACCACTGGTAGCATTGAAGTCTAAGTCACAGTTCTGAGTCagaaaaataactcaaaatttGGATAACTGATACAAATGGTTAAATGTCAGACATTTGCAATGGTATTTGTGGATAAAGTCTATTTCTTTTGCTTCCATCAACCTATGTGGCTGCAAATCTTTTGCATTTACCACATATGAAAAATATAGATAaaattcaaaatataaaaatactgGAATACATTTTTGAGCCAAAGTGACCTTTGATTGCTCACCGTCACTTGAGATTTGTATGATGATGCACTCCAGCAACTAAGATGACACATATGTGATAAAAACGAGACATCATTATGTGTGTTGTAAGATCCATATAAAGGTTacaaaaacacatctgaagCTCACACACAGTAATCGGATGGACACTTTCCCAATGCGGTAAACTCTCGACCTTCATTGGGATTTACAGATGATTCTGTGGTTGCCTAGCAACTAAAATATAGCTATAAggtgatggtttttttttaatctgagtaCCTTAAAAGTTTCAAATCGTAAAGCTTATACAAGCTAGCATGAGCTCAAAAGCCTAAAGATCGACATGAGTGAAACATAAATTCACTTAATAAGTTGCAACTAATATGAATGTATTCTTTTATGCGACAGAAGTATCAAAAGGCTGAGCATCGATCTTAATATTTTCTGGTTTCACAAAGCCTCCACAGTGagagaaatgtgttttcatctgctttCAACCAAATGCATGGCCATCCAgatccttttttcccctctcatcTTCACGTGGCTATAGCCCTCCCCATCTCGTCTCTTTATCTGCCTTCCTGTCCTGCTCTGTGTCCTTCTCCTCGGTATGGTCATTATCACAGAGAGGCCATCGCACCGCTCTGACTCTGTCATTCTCACCGACCCTCATCTGCCAGCGTTACATGCAGCCGCAAATGGCTATCTAATAAATCTGTCACCTTAAGTCCAGCTGTGAGGGGGTGATAAATTGGATAATCTGTCGGTGCTCTGCATTATTAAGTACACACAGAAAGGATGACCAGGCAATGGGAGGGATTTAGATAatcagattaaataaaaaaaacagattacagATGTTTGATAATAGTATTACTCAGCTTTAAATAAAAGGGTGATTGGTTCATGCACATATTTAGTAATTAAAACCCTCccaagtactttaaaaaaattttgtttgattacttaaaatttaaaactaacgatgcaaaaaaattaagttttgcACTCAATGGACAATTGCCATGATTCCTAATAGTCACTGGCTTTTTAAAGTCCTGCAATAAAATTAAATTCTGAATAGACTACCACATGAAACTGCTATCTAAAGGTGGCAATAATAATTTATGACCAGTTTTTAACACAACAGCTGGGTGTTGCGGCAGTTCATAATTCAAATGTCGggctttttattttgagttttataaTCCCAGTATGAATGTATGGATTTTCTGTTTGTCTGATTATTGGCAGTTCCGAAATCACTCGAAAACAAGACATGTAAAGGGTGTCCTTTTGAAAATTTGAATTTGGATTGTTGGGATATTTAAGTAATCCAAACACAGCTGGTCCAGACCAACACACACGGATGATAATCGTGCATAAAgtcattattttcctttctgctCAGGAAACAGATGCATCGAAGCTCAGTCTTGCTTCTCAACTGGAGGGTAAGgatcaggaggaggaagattaGTATTTAAAAGCCTCCAACATCCGCCACCTTTGCAACATGTCTTCTATGTCTTCTGTCACAGCAGGGCGGTTGGTTCAGCAGAGTGATAGAAACTGGAAATGGATTTCTAGGGCAGCATACCCGGTCTTGCTGGTCTCACTTGTAAGACAACAGCCTCTCCTGTTGCTGTTCCTTCCTCTCTCTGTCACACTCAGCgtctttttaatcaaattctCTATGCCCGGAGCGACCCCATAACAAAGCCTAAAGAGGAAATGAGATACATATTTAAGAAATGACTTTTGGGATGTTTATTTAAACATCCACGGCCTAAAATTGCACAACGTAAAAACTCACTGAAGTGTGTAATTTTCTGCAGTATGATATTGCTAATAGGCAGTTTTGCCACGCATCCTCTATCTGCCAATGGTTTCCAGTGTGCTTTGCCATGGCTAAGACTGGATAGCggcaatgaataaaacattcaatccattaaaaaattaatcGCCTCTATCTGAGGCATAATTATGCTGCAATCCCTCCCAGAGTGCACAAGTGTGTTTATGAGTGCAGTAGTAAGCGTGCATCAGATAAATATGCCAACGGTGAGCAAGAGCTGCTAAGGATTACTATTTCCAATTCTCATTATTCACGCCATGCTTCTGTGATGGTATAGAAAAGGGTTTATAAATGTAGTTACACGCCACGTATTCTGTGAATGACGTTGATTAATGCATGTAGACGTCTTTCGCAAAGTTTGAACAATATTAGAATTGGGTTGGTTTTCCATAATACATTCAGAGAAGCTAAATGCATTAAGCAAAATGATGTGGACTCCTGTAGCTGAAGGATGTAAATGACCTCTGGGGATGGGGTGAAAGGTTGTGGGGAGGTGCTATATTGATCTGCTGTGTGATCGCATTTATTTGTGCAACCATACGTGATTTTTAGCTGGAAGAAAAGCTCTTGacttgcttttttgttgttgttggtgttgGTTTGCACTGCCAAAGCAGCTCATCTCGGCAGTGTTTTGTGTCATGTTTTCTGCCAGCCTCACATCCTTCATGTGTCTGCCGTATTTTGTGCTGCTGTGCTCTCCCCGGGGACCTTCTCCTAATTAAACCTAAGAGGTCTTTCTGGGTACCAGGCCAAGATGACTATTTAAAAAAGACACATggcttgtgtgtttgtatgtgtgtgcgaAAAAGAACCGGCGGATTTAATGACTCCACTGAGTACAGAAGGGATAATAAATTACaacagagcagcagctggggGTCTGTGATGTCAGtgtcagagtgtgtgtgtgcatctgtgtggcTATGTTGAAGGGACCTAAATGTAGTTACACACTCCCATTAATAGGGCTGATGTCCTTgtgtggacaaaaaaaaaaagtttgcttcaGAATTCTAATGTTTTCAGAATTGCTGAGGCACTAAAAACAACAGTCTAGGCCAATACATTTATATACTTAAATAGGTGGAAGTTTAGAAATAGCCTTTTTGGAAATGACAGTAAGTATAATTAATAGCAaaacctgaaactgtgttggGATAATTTTAGGTTAGTTCTCACACTTTGCTAACCTCAACATTTTACCCACTGCaattaaacaattaaaacataaaaagcattgGTTTTGATATTGCACTCTTTATTGAGAATACATTTTTCCTACATTAGAGTAAAGAAAGATTTGGTGCTGATTGTTGAATTTTTGTAGGACGGTTTATAACCCTTTTTCCCACACTAAGTAGAAAGTGcacttaaaagtttaaaagacccactccaataaaaaaatcatgtttttggtgaggttttttttgtgtgtttttggtggtttttacatgttcttgttgtattttctaagatggaggacatatagagggacaattaatcttaaaattgaatttctggctatttcttttttcaaattgttgtgaatcaggagcagataaataaaagcctttggaaaaagcttgtagttgtgacgtcaAATCTACAATCGGCAgctgctccctgctccactccattctgatgcattcacttgcagatgtcttcattttccttaacCAAGCTGGCatttggttcaaaactgtacgtcttGATGGCTCCAGTTTTGTATGTTGCATTGCTAATGTTaagtttggggtgtgaggggctgtaagctagtgggagaaagtgtaaacaaagaggtGATAGGAAGTCAGGTTGGCTTACCCctcaccaacagtcctgcccacaactcagaggcaaatttctgattaactacaTCTTTTAGCCCAAAGAAATTGTATAATTGTGATTAAAAGACCATGgcgaacacttttacaatagatcgaaAAATGATTGGAGAAgtactttaatttttctttagtgTGCCTTATTATCCAGAGCACCTTATCAATGCATTGATTTTGATCGTGTTTACTGACGTCAAAGCAGTTTTGAGTAGTGTTCGGAGCTTTGTCAAAATGTCGgcccgtttgttttttttgttttttttttagagttgcaaaaaaggttgggtgttactgtgaatatttttaatgcagaaaatgtGTAGCGGTTTCAGATtgggtttttttatgtgttactaacaagtttAGGAATTGTGGCTAATATGTAGTGTGTTGCTAGCAAGTTCTGGAGAACGCAGTTATTGGTCTGACTGACTTACTATCACTGACACTTGTCCCGTttaatgcgccttatagttCGATATGTCATATATATGACgcaaatttgaaaataaaccatTCTCTGACGTTGCACCTTAAAATCCTGTGTGCCCTATAGTGCATAAAATACGGTGAGTTTCCTCATTTTAGTCACAATTTTTTAATCTCAAAGTGTTATCAAATGcagtagaaaatgtttttataatgaaCAGAAAAAGTCCTTTTCTCTTACAATGTGTTACCCTATCTTTAGTGTATAATATAAATGAGTGAGTCTACAGTGTATAAACTTGCTGTTGCTATGGCAATGTCAAAATCTGGATGACTTACTCTTTCGATGACCATGAAATAACAGCCGATCTGGCTGCCTCCCATT
The DNA window shown above is from Oryzias latipes chromosome 14, ASM223467v1 and carries:
- the cpeb4 gene encoding cytoplasmic polyadenylation element-binding protein 4 isoform X1, with the translated sequence MGDYGFGVLVQNNTGNKSAFPVRIHPHLQPPHHHQNVSQSPAAFINSTTATGNGSTGGSPWLFSNSATHNSVQDEILGGAEKPKAQQQQEMQESQEKQQLSPGSHQEGGSNGGIISELEKAKETKTENGTSEGGNGKEKQLRLESPVLTGFDYQETSGLGGTGPVQSSTTSSSLTGFNNWSAAIPPAPSTIINEDVSFFNPVSANNGTLLFQNFSHHVSPGFGGNFSPQIGPAAALSQHHPAPPPHPHFQHPHNQHQQHRRSPASPHPPPPFPHRNPAFSQLPHLSNSLNKPPSPWGSASYQSPSPSPGSSTSWSPGGGYGSGGGGWGGSQGRDYRRGLNGGMTPINSISPLKKTFPNNHVTSQKYPRNGPAGFNPKSWIDDGVSRSDNIFPFQERTRSFDSFNMNTLESSLIDIMRAEQDTLKGRLGFPHPGGDNPLPLNARNYNRRRGHSSLFPMEDGFPDEERGDQGLPGLGSPHCFPHQNGERVERYSRKVFVGGLPPDIDEDEITASFRRFGHLFVDWPHKAESKSYFPPKGYAFLLFQDESSVQALIDACIEEDGKLYLCVSSPTIKDKPVQIRPWNLNDSDFVMDGSQPLDPRKTIFVGGVPRPLRAVELAMIMDRLYGGVCYAGIDTDPELKYPKGAGRVAFSNQQSYIAAISARFVQLQHGEIDKRVEVKPYVLDDQLCDECQGTRCGGKFAPFFCANVTCLQYYCEYCWAAIHSRAGREFHKPLVKEGGDRPRHISFRWN
- the cpeb4 gene encoding cytoplasmic polyadenylation element-binding protein 4 isoform X2, with protein sequence MGDYGFGVLVQNNTGNKSAFPVRIHPHLQPPHHHQNVSQSPAAFINSTTATGNGSTGGSPWLFSNSATHNSVQDEILGGAEKPKAQQQQEMQESQEKQQLSPGSHQEGGSNGGIISELEKAKETKTENGTSEGGNGKEKQLRLESPVLTGFDYQETSGLGGTGPVQSSTTSSSLTGFNNWSAAIPPAPSTIINEDVSFFNPVSANNGTLLFQNFSHHVSPGFGGNFSPQIGPAAALSQHHPAPPPHPHFQHPHNQHQQHRRSPASPHPPPPFPHRNPAFSQLPHLSNSLNKPPSPWGSASYQSPSPSPGSSTSWSPGGGYGSGGGGWGGSQGRDYRRGLNGGMTPINSISPLKKTFPNNHVTSQKYPRNGPAGFNPKSWIDDGVSRSDNIFPFQERTRSFDSFNMNTLESSLIDIMRAEQDTLKGRLGFPHPGGDNPLPLNGHSSLFPMEDGFPDEERGDQGLPGLGSPHCFPHQNGERVERYSRKVFVGGLPPDIDEDEITASFRRFGHLFVDWPHKAESKSYFPPKGYAFLLFQDESSVQALIDACIEEDGKLYLCVSSPTIKDKPVQIRPWNLNDSDFVMDGSQPLDPRKTIFVGGVPRPLRAVELAMIMDRLYGGVCYAGIDTDPELKYPKGAGRVAFSNQQSYIAAISARFVQLQHGEIDKRVEVKPYVLDDQLCDECQGTRCGGKFAPFFCANVTCLQYYCEYCWAAIHSRAGREFHKPLVKEGGDRPRHISFRWN